In Acanthochromis polyacanthus isolate Apoly-LR-REF ecotype Palm Island chromosome 9, KAUST_Apoly_ChrSc, whole genome shotgun sequence, the DNA window gaacttcaaccggactcactgcaggaccagcgcccgggtggagatgaccataggcctgctgaaagcccgtttccagcacctacgtctcctcagggtgacccctgagagggcctgtgatattactgtggcatgtgttgttcttcataatattaccactattagaggagagcaacaccctgccctacaaactgaagacccagatgatgagcccatccacctgcagctatccaggacagcagagcagtcagagacaccatatgcaataatcactttagagtttaagtcaccatcaccaccacagcaaataaagacatgatacacatttcatttggtcttctttatttcctacaaataaaagatagttcagttaatgttccaatagttaacataattcacctgtgaccatcaccacctctaacttgtacTTTGACattcaattatacagttgcacatgaattccacagaatgaatctctggtgtttcctgaacatccatctcactgtgtcagtctgtgcagtggaagctgagggaccatcctgctgctgtccagccatgctctgttaaaaaaagatgagaatgtgcaacacttcagtgtaggctaaatgtcacactctatattccacccaaaatgtgaatgagaagagaactatcagtaacatacctctgtataaaacttaaactaccatttggataaatctttggagtgttgcctacttacagttacaaggtctgtggtgtgaaggggccaaaagacaaaaaagacacaaaagagaactaaataatcatatatatatatatatacacacacacacacacacacacatacacatccatgaccttttataccacctgatttacaggcatctgctttctttctgttggctgagcagaagtctgtgttagtttgaatAGGCtcaattatttaacagaacatgatatggatgcagacatttaggccatgtgtggataaaacaactgcacagtcaaacagccacttaatatttaggctactttacaatgtaaaacatgatcaacatgaagtacctccatgagataatgccgaggtctgacctgtttgaacagtgtttttatatttcatcttaagctgctgccacgAGCGCTTCTCCCCCGCGAGATTTCCTCTAAatagttattccctgtaatattattacgattacaaaggactacatttaaacttacgcattgatacgggcagcagtgttctccacgccgtctccctctcttttgcagctgcagcggtgttgcacttctttctaaaaacgtcttcaaactcgccatatgagcgcgttaaaaacttccagttcaaaaacgcagcctttggcttccccgttgccatggtgactcgtcgaatcggggttccattgatgctgtcttttcagatttgcggtgcacgcgcttaactccgagtgaaactactccgagttgattaaaccaactcaaatcagccgttgtgaaaccgaaaactcagagtttcctgtctcagagtagagtagagtagaactcagagttgaggattaaactcagagtttgtaaaacctgcttcgtgaaataggccccaggtCTGGAAGCAAAGCAGCTCCAAACCATCACGTTTCACTGCTGGTATAATGTTCTACTGTTCTTCTTGTGGAGTAACACCAGATGTAACGGACCCATATCTCCCAAAAAGTTCCTCCTTTGACTCTCCAGTCCACAGGATGCTACCCcaaaggtcttttttttttgttcttgtacAAACCTAATGaacttttatgttctttttggttaGTCATGATTTGTGCCTTGTAACTCTCCCATGATGCCATTTTGCACAATCTTACTTACTGTGCATTAATGTACACCGACCTTCACTGAAGCAAGTGAGGCCTGCAGTTCTTTTGATGTTCACCTGGGTTCTCTTGTGTGGGAAGAGATGTCGACATGCTCTTGGAGAAAGTTTGGTCAGCtggccactcctgggaaggtttaCTTTGTTTGGCAATTGTTCTTGAATGTCTTTACAACATGGTATCATGtgctgattgattgattgggcTTTGAGTAGGTCAGAGACACTGTACAATGACAGTGTGAGATCATGGCAGACCTGtgagggcaaaaaaaaacaacaaaaaactaaatgtgcAATCAAGTGATAAAAAGGATTGTACTGCAGAtatgtttaaatatttcactgcaataaagtattttctttgtaatattgttttttatgcctgaacaaatgtttaaattaaCACACATTTTAGTTAGTCGGACAAAATGTTATGACACTTCAGTTATTTACCCATGATGGAGCTCATAACTTGAAGGCTGGAAAAAAAGGCACTTCCCTAAATCACAGCAAACTCACACCAGAAAGAGCCATGATTTTAGCATCCTGAAAACAAGATGGAACTCAAGATTTATTGGTTTACAAAGTACACAAAATTCCTTCGATATTCATATAGAATTTGTTGAACGCCTTCCATCATTTGTGCATCATAATGCAGTTTAACATTAAGACCCAACATCAACAGGAGTACATGCATAATCAAATAAACCAAAACATATTGGTATTAGAACATATAAAATTGCATAACTCATCCTACCAGCATtgtattttataaataaaaaagaattaaCAAGAAGAGGTTAGACAAGCAGTAAAGAGAGAGGGGGGACAACTCTTCAGTTATTCCTACTCACTATTTAAAATCAAAGTCAACATATTTTTCCATTCAGATGAAAAAGCAGTCATattgttttctgaaaacaaTGTGTGCTGTCTGCACACAGAATGACATAGTGGAGTGTATACAGAAAGTACTGCAAGAGAAGGGGTCTGGTCATATCAAAACAATACTGTGGTCCCAAACACTGAAAGAATAACACCACCCTGAGCAAAAATATAAGGACAGCTCCAATTCAGAAATACACTCAAAAAAATGCATAGAAAAGCCTGCATCCCAATCCTCTGATTTGAATCGGTGGTTAATTAATGAGTCAGCAGGCAGAGAACATGAAGGGAAATAAAGTATGTACATCCAACTAATAGTAGCACTATTATtacattgttttgttgcattttttcctttctgtttccAGCTCAAGTTTGTTGGGATGTTTGTGCTGAGGTAACACTTCTCCAGCAGAGGATGCTTGTGTCTTCACTTGTGTTCCAGTCGCAGCAACTGTTCCTTCCCGTTAATGGTTAGTGACCGCAGCTGTCCATCCTCTTCCACCTCCACCCGCTCCTGACCATTCTCCACAATTCTGGAAAAAGAcagggtgaggaagaggagagaattTACAGATgctttaaatcaaattttacaTCAACAACATAAGTACCTTATTAAAACCTTcctaatgaacataaaaatggAGGTGAATTTACACACTTTCAATGATAGTGCAGAGCAAAGTCAATGTAGCAAGTTCAACATATTACAATAATTTACGCAGCTCTATGCTTGGGCGTGCGCCgcacgctcgtcccgtctgggctacctggctgatcctgccagtagcatatgcttgcctcaaagattaagccatgcaagtctaagtacacacggccggtacagtgaaactgcgaatggctcattcaatcagttatggttcctttctcattttaaatagattttacaaagATAGAcagataaaatttaaaatggaaatgcaattttaatgtaaaactgaTCACCAAAAAGTATCTAGAAGGGGAAGAAACTAACTTTGCTGGTTTcatatagttaaaaaaaaaaaaatcaactgtgacacaaagaacaacatcCAGAAAACAGCTGCTTCACACCTTTGTACAGCATTTCCTGGTTTACTACAATGATTTCGAACAAACATTACTGTATTTGGTGACCACGTAATTTGCATTTACAGTAAATCAAAGTCACAGTGCTCAGTCTTGGCAGTGAAACATAAATAGTCTGACCCCAGTAAATTAATGAATCGCCACCACAATCACTCATTATGCTGGTGATTCTTCTACCACATGTACAACTAGATTGCAACAGTTGTAAACTGAAAACCATGTCGCACTCTGCTAAAATGTCGCACTCTGCTAAAACTTGTGTCAAAATCTTTGGTCTAAACTGTGATCTCAGCTGGGATTTAAAGAATTCAGTTGCTATGCAGAACATCAACATCAGGACAGTCCTAAAATTCCTCAACCGAGCACTCTCAGTGAGTGTTAACTAACTGCTCTCACTTCACTTCTAATCTGTAAAAACTTCTCAAAAAGCAGCTTCACTAAAAACACAGGACATGTTGGGCATATTAAACGATGCTTATAAGAGAAGCTGAAACTGCTTACTGTTCTGCTGAGCAGCTGGGAACTCTCAGGGTCTGCCCTGACCAAAGCTGCGTTTTAATTGATTTGCTATTAAATCAGCATGCttatttcaggttgttttgtaATGGAGTTGAGGTGTTCTGATAACAACAGAGGGATAGAGTGAATATCAGTCTGCTAGTGCAGGTGGTATCATCTTAgtttagattttaatttttctacTGCTAAATAAtgtgactggaaaaaaaattgtgtaataATGTAATGTGTAGAGAAAATTTAAAAGTCGAAAGCCACGGCCCATCCCATTATACTGCTGGCACAATCCTAGAAAAATTGTACTCAGATTATTGTTGCAATGCTCTCAGTCAATTTAAATGTTACTAATCCTCAAAGCTGAATGTTTAACAAAGGAAAAGTGACATTTGTCTTTCTCAGGGGAACATGTTAGAGTGCACAATTAATAGGCaactaaattacaaaaatatctGCAAAGAGTAATAGTAACaataaagcaacacaaaatgacaaaacatttttgtgtaacATTGATTGACCAGTATATCCTTCTTTTCAGTTAACTGCCATGAGCACTCCATAGATGAAATCCGCTTCCTGATCTATTCATAATGAACTTATAACCTTCAAAATATTGTCCTAATAAGCGTATTGTTTTCCTGCCCTGTTAGTCTCATTTGAGAAGGGCCCACAAGTCCTTCAAAGAATTTAAGTCTGATGAGGGAGGCAGCAAAGTCATTATCCACCCCCGTTCACATGTCTAACCCCCTTTCCCCACTTAGCAACACACCTAATGACAAACACAAGCTGGAAATTGGCAGTTCCATGGTCGGAAACGTGTAATTATACACCGGCAACCATAGCTAAATACATTACAGGGGCCAAAGCGGGCGATGTTTAGTTCTATTAAAAATTGCTGACTAAGGGTGATTGTAGGTAAAATAAGACTGGAATTCACGTTGGCGATAACATTCGGTTTCATTAAAACATTGTCAACCGCTGGCTGTCAAGGTGGTGTGGAAGTTTCTATGGAAAAATAGTTttcatatgtatgtatgtatgtatgtatatatatatatatatatatatcatagtagagactgcgatttggtagaattggagtttctaccagtagagattgcgatcgcaatctctcccagtagaaactccaattctaccagtagagatttgtcagggctaaggttagacttttaaggttagggtcaggggtcagggcaggggtcagatttaaagatcagggttagttaaggttagggtcagatttaaagttccatctctactggtagagattacaatcgcaatctctgctggtagaaactccaattctaccaaatcgcagtctctaccctgacacatatatgtatatacatacatatgaatgtgtatatacatgtatgtgtatatatatatatatatatatatatatatatacatatatatgaagCTATTTGCAGGGGAGAACTGCccattattcatctttaatttaGGAAAACGAAAAATCCCAGGTTTCTTTTCAGCTCTGTCCCCAGGCTGACAAAGGGTTACAGCTCTGTAGAGCCTTCTGTTTCTTTAGCGTTACTGCTGTAACGAAGGCTGCTGAGGGCTAAAGGAACAGATGACCTTCTTcacaaaaaaagttttgaatattagacaaaaaattcTGAACATGCGTTAGATGCAGTAGCGCTGGAAGCGTCCATAGAATCAGATTTATACTTGGACTGCTTCTCTGCTGTAAATCTCTCAGAGGTCACCTtgagtcatccatccattctctatacaccgctttatcctcactagggtcgcggggggtgctgacttgggcgaaggcaggggacaccctggacaggtcgccagtctgtcgcagggttacatatacagacaaacaaatacactcacattcacacctacgggcaatttagagtcatcagttaacctcagcatatttttgggctGTGGAAGTAAGCCGGAGTGcacggagaaaacccatgcatgcacagggagaacatgcaaactccatgcagaaagatccttgGCTCAGGCTGGGACaggaaccagggatcttcttgctgcaagggcggaagtgctaaccactaaccaGGTGCAGCCCACCTTGAGTCAACTATAGTCAATTCTTCTAAAGCAGCGAGTTGTTTGTTGGACGTCATCCCAATCAGATTGTTCAACAATATCTTTCTCTTAATGAACACTCCAATATTAGACATCATCAggctcattttatttattattcatttatttacttagTCTGACCCAATAAGtgcatgtttatgtgatcacaaaATAATGATAGGAAtacttattcattttttaactgtACAGACAGCTTCTAATGGCGTGCGAGCCACTATGATAATCCATTTGGTCAGTAACTACCTTTTCGTAGTGATCTTCCTGCCGTTGATGATCTTGGTGGAGGTGGACATAGAGCGGAAGTTACCCAtgcttcctccacctcctcctccaaagGAGGCTGAGGAGAAGGAAGTGAAGCCTCCACCTCCCAGATTTCCCATTGTTGTCATGTGACCCATGTGACCCATATGACTCATGTGACCCATGGTGCTCATGGAGCCAAAAGAACCAAAGCCTGGGATAAAGAGGACAAGATCTTGTTTCAAAAGGCAAGAATGGTTTGCAgcaatgtgaaatattttgaagCTGATATGGTTTGCAACAGCACACCTTTTGAAAATctttctttaataaaaaaatgtgtttgtgcattcTCACCTGGGTTGAAAGGTGAGAAGCCAGCACCAAAAGGAGGAAAACCAACAAAGCCCCCGAAAAATGAGCCACTTGTTCGGTTGCGACTTGCCCGGTTTTGCTGCTGCCGaccactgctgaaaaatggATCATCACTAAAAGGATCTGCACCtgagagaacaaaaaaaacaaagccatGACATTGTTAAAGTAAACTAAAACTACAGCTGGAGGTCAGGAAGACAATGCTTTAGGTTGATACTCTTCCAATGCTTTAGAGATGAATCAGCTTCTTTACTTGTATAGGACGTCTTACCGAAAAAATCTGCGAATGGGTCTCTTCCACCAAAGAATTCCCTGAAAACATCTTCTGGGTTACGGAATGTGAATGGCTCGTGGAAATGCTCTCCATTGTGAAAGTGGTTTCCTGAAACATTATGTTAGTAAAAACTAAAGTTAACACTGTAAACCTGGgccaaagtaaaaacaaattaaattattttgacGCTGCTAAGTCTGTGTTTATTCCATCTGTtccatacagtgggtacggaaagtattcagaacccttgaaatttttcactctgtcattgcagccatttgccaaaatcaaaaaagttcattttatttctcatgaacgtacactcagcaccccatcttgacagaaaaaaaacagaaatgtagaaatttttgcaaatttattaaaaagaaaaactgaaatatcacatggtcataagtattcagaccctgtgttCAGCCCGTGGGCCGACCGGGCTTAAGAGGTTAAACTTGCTGTATGGTATATTTGaacaagtaaaagtaaaactaCGCAGCTGGACACACGTACGCAGTTACTGCAAAGGTTTAAGTTAAAAGAAACACTAACCTCTTCCGCCATTGCTCCCTGTCAACCCGTCTTtgcccttttcagctagtacagccatgagtcttctggggaatgacgcaacaagtttttcacacctggatttggggatcctctgccattcttccttgcagatcctctccagttcagtcaagttggatggtgaacgttggtggacagccattttgaggtctctccagagatgctcaattgggtttaggtcagggctctggctgggccagtcaagaacggtcagagttgttctgaagccactcctttgttattttagctgtgtgcttagggtcattgtcctgttgaatggtgaaccttcggcccagtccaaggtcctgagcactctggaagaggttttcctccaggatatctctgtacttggccgcattcatccttccttcaattgcaaccagtcgtcctgtccttgcagctgaaaaacacccaacttgatgctcccaccaccatgtttcactgtagggattatattgggcaggtgatgagcagcgcctggttttctccacacataccgcttagaattaacaccagaaagttcaatcttggtctcatcagaccagagagtcttatttctcatagtctgggagtccttcatgtgttttttggcaaactctatgtgggctttcatgtgtcttgcactgaggagagatttccgtcgggccactctgccataaagtcCCGACTgctggagggctgcagtgatagttgactttgtggaactttctcctatctcccgactgcatctctggagctcagccacagtgatctttgggttcttctttacctctctcaccaaggctcttctcccacgactgctcagtttggctggagcaggccaggtctaggaagagttgtggtcgtcccaaacttcttctatttgaggattatggaggccactgtgctcttaggaacctttttgtaaccttggccagatctgtgccttgccacaattctgtctctgagctccttgggcagttccttcaacctcatgattctcatttgctctgacatgcactgtgagctgtaaggtcttatatagacaggtgtgtgcctttcctaatcaagtccagtcagtttaattaaacacagctggactcaaagaagcagaaccatctcgaggaggatcagaagaaatggacagcatgtgagttaaatatgaatgtcgctgcaaagggtctgaatacttatgaccatgtgatatttcagtttttcctttttaataaatttgcaaaaatttctacatttctgtttttttctgtcaagatggggtgctgagtgtacattaatgagaaataaaatgaacttttttgatttgggcaaatggctgcaatgacacagagagtgaaaaacttcaaggggtctgaatactttccgtacccactgtataacATTAAATTATGCGTTACATTAAATATCCTCTTAAC includes these proteins:
- the LOC110970365 gene encoding dnaJ homolog subfamily B member 6-like isoform X1, which gives rise to MVDYYQILGVRMDASADDLKKAYRKLALRWHPDKNPENKEEAEKKFKELSEAYEVLSDANKRSIYDHYGKDGLTGSNGGRGNHFHNGEHFHEPFTFRNPEDVFREFFGGRDPFADFFGADPFSDDPFFSSGRQQQNRASRNRTSGSFFGGFVGFPPFGAGFSPFNPGFGSFGSMSTMGHMSHMGHMGHMTTMGNLGGGGFTSFSSASFGGGGGGSMGNFRSMSTSTKIINGRKITTKRIVENGQERVEVEEDGQLRSLTINGKEQLLRLEHK